The genomic stretch AGAGCCaattttaattagttttttttctagCTAGCAATGAACCCTCGTATCAAATATAGCCTTAAATTTGAGTtacgattttttttaaaaaaaattgagagTTGCAACTTATTACAAGTGGATTTAAATAAAGTGGAGAAAGAAAACCAAAGACAACAACAATTACAAGAGGAAGCAAAGTAACCAAGACTCGGAGGAAAGGAGAAGGGGAAGACCGGAAGAGAGCAATGGAGGCAAGGGTCGCAGCAGGAGTGCCCGAAGACGAAGAGTCCGGCCTCCTCCCCCGCCCGTCCGCCACCGGCCGCCGGCCTTCTTCCCGCGGCCCCCGCTTCCCGCCTCCACCGGCGGCCTGGGTGACGGTGGACGGCCCCCTCGGGCTGCCGCTGGAGGACGCGGGAGGACACGCCCGCCGCTTCTTCCTCTGGGGTTTCGCGTGCCTCCCCTTCCTCTGGGCCATCAACTGCTACTACTTCTGGCCCGTCCTCCGGTCGCCGGCCGCATCCTCGCCCTCCGCCTTCGCCTCCATCCGCCCCCGTGAGACTGCGACCCCTTCCTCGTCTCCTCTCTTCCTTCTCGCGCGTGAGATCTGAGCTTTAATGATGCTAGTATGTGGCGCGTTGAGGGTTTCAGCTGCTCTTAACCTGTCTGAATCGTAATTTCGGTTCGAATTGTCACTAGCATCACTTGGGATGTTGGATGTCGGGTGCTGAAACATTTCTATCATCCTTGCAAGCGTGTACATGTACAGGAGTTCTTAGGAGAGTAGTTGTCCTATGACTCTGGAGAATTGGATTGGATcggtttgattttttttgttcaAACTGAAGCTACAGTCTGTGTGTGATCTTTAGTTCAGGGAAACATCAATTCTATTCTTTACACTTTGTTTTAGTTTTCAGAAGCACATTCTAAGCATCCTCTGAGTAGAGATTGTATAAGTTACATGCATTTGGAAGCTAAGCCAGCTTGTACAAACTACAAAATAATTATGTTTATTTATATATGACCATACTGCCATGCTTTGTAATTTAGTTGCTTCAAATAGCATCACTCTTTTTTTGTATTCTCATCTGCCAAATCAAATACTCGATTAATTTTGGGAAGATACAACATACACATTTTCTTGCTATGAAGATAGTATTGATGACACCATTGTTTCAACTAATTTGAGGCTTCTCAGTGTCTTACTGGTATCTGCTACAAGTTGTTATGAGGTTCACTGGGATATCTCCTTATTATGGAGATAAGAGAGAGATCCAGGATCTTTTTTTCATCTGAAAAGGCTTCCACATTCTTACACCCCTCGGGGATATCTGTTTGGTACTCTGGTTCAATAGAATCTGATCTCTACTTGTCTGTTGATTGGATATATGGCAATTATATTGGAATTTTTTGTAAACTGTGTATattcagaaaagaaatattctaATTAGAGGTTATTTGGGTTTAATTGGTCCTCTGCCTTGTCATCAGAAAAGGATCTGCCATCCTCACCAGTTTAACTGCATTATAAATGTTATTCTCTCACTTCTCTCACACGTTCAACTGTTACCCTCTCTACCTTGGTTAGATGCCAATGCCATTACATCACGCGGTGGCCATTTTCAGCTTCTTACATATGTGAGCATCTTTTGCAGATGTTgtgcgatcggcaattggcTTCACCATCTTCTCTGTTGTTCTGATAACCTGGGCCACGACTTTCATTGTTGGAGGCGAGCGGTTATTTGGACCAGTGTGGAATGATCTAGTGATGTATAATGTTGCCGACAAGCTTGGCATCACTGGATTCATGGGATAGCCTGTGATGTCTTCCTCATTTCGACTGGACTTGGTCCAACCAAGTCCGAAATGATCTGTTCTATGGATCTTCGTAGGAATTGCTACTATCTGATGTACTGTATTATTATTGTTGACTTCCTGACCGGATAGAACGATGTTTAGCATGGCCTGTGTTGTAGAAAGAATATGGATCGATGGTTATGATGATAAATTGAACTCAATCTGATGGACAGGTTTTTTGTGTTGGAGACATCCTGGATGGATATCTCTGACATATGACTTTGCACTGAGCAGTGTGTTGTGTTGTGCCCAATTTTGTGGAAGCCATGAGCCATCAGACATTTTTAAATCCAATTGCAACAATAGGATAACGAAATGCATCGTGCGATGAACTGGATGGAATCGAATCGAGGGCTGATGCTAGCTGCACTGACGCTGTAGTTTGATCAGGATTTCATAACTCGGTAACGGAATGCATCCAAGAGGTTTTGTATGTGATAGTTGCagtggagttttttttttttttttggtgccaTTCCAAAACCCAAACTGGGTTGCACATATTCAGTCAAAAGCCCAGCAGAGCAAAAATCGtaatagaaaaagaaaaggaaatgtTTGACTTCGATTTGGACCCAGCCCAGGCTTCGTAATAGagaaaaaatgaaaaagaaaaggagatgCTTGGCTTATATTTTGGCCCAGCAGGCTTcgtaatagaaaaaaaaaaggaaaacgcttggcttccatttgagcccagCCGAACAAAACGAGTGCGGTGAGCGTGGATCGAACACGCGACCTTCAGATCTTCAGTCTGACGCTCTCCCAAGTGAGCTATCCCCGCTTTTATTTGTGGCTTCATTTAAATTTTAATAGTCCTTATAATTAGGTAAACAAACTCATGTTCATTCAAGCCTGTTACCTGTATTACATGCCATGCCGACCATATGACGCAGGAGCAGAAAACAGATGCGATATAGTACATGGAAAATTCAAAGATTGGTCGCACAAGCAATAGTTCGttagtttttctttttgagTGAAGCAAGCAATAGTTCGTTAGTTGACTGGGCCTTTTTGTCAGCCTACCTTACTTTCAGActtacgccttgtttagttcaaaaattaaaatttttttaagattctccgtcacattgaattttacggtacatacataaaacattaaatatagatgaaaacaaaaattaattgtacagtttgtctgtaaatcacgagatgaatcttttaagcctagttagtggacaatgtttgtcaaataaaaacaaaacaacTACAATGTCAAAGTCCAAATTGATCTATACAAGGCCTTAGACCTTTGCCTTAGCAAGCGGCTCAGCGTCAGCGGTAGCTACTACGAGTAGTATACGGAGTACATATGCCAATGCACTTTTTTTCCCCTAACCCTTTGGCTTTTGTCCCTTGAACAACAAGCTAACAAAAGTCAGATGGTGAAGGAAAAGTCAATGAATGTTTGTAGCTCATGTCAACCAAGGTAGTTGGCTCCACATACGACTGTACGTGTCCGCCTAGACTGGATTGGGCGCAAGTCATGTCACACGCACGACACCACACACCTGCTCACAATGGGATGGAATTGCAGATGCAGGCGTCATTAACGTAAAATAGTACAGTAACTGGTAACTATATTATTGTCCCGGCCTACCGGTATCAAAGTATTATTATCATGCATGCATCTCCAAAGTACTCTCAcaaatacatacaaactatgcaattagttactttttagtttatatttagtgttcaTGCATGTATCCAGACATTCGATGTGATTGGGTAAAAAGTTTTTACCTTGTTTATTAGTTCTTGAaaagaaaagtttttaggtACTATAGCACATTTGTAACTATATAGCAATTAgcgtctaatcataaactaattaggcttaaaagattcattttaCAAAATAAATGTAAACtacacaattagttattttttaatctatatttaatgctccatacatgtatcCAAACATTTAATGTAATGGTACGAAACTTTTTagatagaaactaaacaagccatTTGTAATAAAGCGCGCCCAAACGAACAGAGCCGTACTTGATTGTGTGTACATAAATATCGTCGATGATCACATAATATGGGGGCGAGAGCGAGACCGTACCGGCAGCTTTTGTTTTCTACAAcacttggctgataagccatggttGAAGTACAGTttgctaatttattatgagagaaaaacactattgaatgactgacagattcggcagataagctcaagcgataaGATAGCAGCTACGTACCTACCTAGCTAATTGGATTGGTGTCCATTTCTTCTTTCTTCTCCAACTCTACCTCTTATCATTATTGCAATGGCCCAGTAGCAactttatatattttttgagGAAAAAACTTTATATATATAGCCATCAAGGGAGTAGCTTATTAGCTAGCAGATGGAACAAGCAAACAGAAGAAAAGCAAGTATAACCTGTGTTTGTAGATTAATTAGCCTTAGTTATCTTGATCGATCCGGCCGTACGACAGTGCATATTCATGTGTGTGCGTATACGCATATATACATAATGAAAAGCGATGCAATTCTAGTATAACTAAACACTATACTAGAATTGCATCTTTTTCTGATCATACGGAGTGGTATACGTACATAGTATATATGAATAGATGATGGTGTCGGATCCCATGCATTTTACCATATGTAGCATGTAGAGCGTACTACGTGCAAATtatatactctctccgtcccaaactataagtcattttaagaatTTTGTAAAGTCAAAACATCAcaaatttgactaaatttatatgataaaataataacatttatgatactaactaagtatcattaggttcattaattatatttttatagtatatctacTTGATATTATAAATCTTTATGattctttctataattttaatcaaatttgaaatattttaaCTCTTCAAGATTTTTGAAATGTCTTTAAATTGGGATAGATGGAGTATATATTATCCCTCATATCTAAAGAGGAGAGTATCCATCATATCTATGGGCAGGTATGATGATCGATTAGTTTGATCGATCCCTTTGATGGGGCTAGTAGTTAATTATTAACGTAGTGACAAACAGCTCATCATCAGGATTCAGGAAAAATAAATACAAATGGATTAAATGCCGTCCAATTGGCGCATGCAGAATTATAActtcattatttattttttttgccaaaattgGACTATATGTGTTGAGTTTGGTTGCGAGCGCTTCAGGGTGCTGTTGCAATTGATTCGTACGTTCTGATTATAATCTTGGAAAGGATGGAGTGATGTTTACGCATGCAATTATCATGCACGGTCGCTACCTCATTGTGCATGAATCATTAATTACATGATGACGTTTTGTCGTTCTCACGTTAGGACACTcctaacaaaaaaaaagatggtTTCTATATTCAATAATTAGGATGTTGATTAATGTAGTTCTATAACTAAGGGAGAAATTAAAGGTgatgaaatggtttcttaggcaaGAAACTATGTTTACACAAGAACTagatataaaaaaaattgataGGTACATGATAGTAGAGAGATGATGTGTGTTTTGACAAAATTTATTTTGAAGAATAATCATCCATTGATAATATACTTTCTATGTATAGTGTCTTCATGACTTTATAGGAATTGAGACTGTCCTTAGGGCTCATTCATTTAGCCTTGATTCCGCATCGTCAATCCAAAGATAGTATCAAACTAGCACAACAATCCAGGTTGGAATCGTTTCGGTGCCGAACAAGCCCTTATTATTAGTGTTCAGTCTATATACATTATTATAAATCTTGGTCTGATTATAGAGATCATTACATACATATGTCTGTCTCGATTATATATGAAACTTATAAAATAATCTACATCATCTATTTTAGGTTAGACGAACTGATATATTTAATGACATCTAAAAATATGAGTTGTACGCTTCCTCtctgtatatatatacaatgcATATATG from Sorghum bicolor cultivar BTx623 chromosome 3, Sorghum_bicolor_NCBIv3, whole genome shotgun sequence encodes the following:
- the LOC8077391 gene encoding probable gamma-secretase subunit PEN-2, whose amino-acid sequence is MEARVAAGVPEDEESGLLPRPSATGRRPSSRGPRFPPPPAAWVTVDGPLGLPLEDAGGHARRFFLWGFACLPFLWAINCYYFWPVLRSPAASSPSAFASIRPHVVRSAIGFTIFSVVLITWATTFIVGGERLFGPVWNDLVMYNVADKLGITGFMG